AAAAAGGTGGTCGGCTTTCGTGTGGAAATGGGAGAGCTCTTAAATGCCACGCGATTACATAAGTACTGGTCTAGTGGTTTACCTGAATCAAAAGAACGAATTCTAGATGAATACGCAGATGGCTTGCATTTTCTTTTATCTATCGGCGGGGAAAAGAAAGTAGGGGACTTTACCTATCAAGGTTTATATGATGGCGAAATACAGCCACAGGACATCATGTGGCTATGCGATAAGCTTATGACTATCCCTTGGATGGAAATACGCAAGGAGGACTATTTATTGGGCTTAGAAATGTACTTGAAGTTAGGGGAGCTGCTTCTCTTTACGTGGGAGGAAATTAGGCAAGCCTACGTAACGAAAAATATTGAAAATCAAGAGAGACAAAATACAGGATATTAAAAAATGAATACAATAGAAGTGGCAGTGTAATTCAACCTCTTAAAGTTTTTTCAGACGCAAACGTAGTGTTTGCGTTTATTTTTTTATCCATTGTGCAAATTATCTTTATCAAATTGTTGCTTGCAGTTAACACAACCTCTATAATGGAATAAAAACGTAAACGTAAACATCAACCGTAAATAGAAAAGGGTGGGTGTTTATGCAAGCTTTATACGAAACAGTAGAAAAAACAGAAACAGAGAGAAAACTAGAGTTGTCTTGTGAGTGTTGCGGAGAAAAGATTAAGCGTTGGGATATGGATATGGTTCAGCCATCGGAAGATTCTCTGCTACCAAGTGACGATTTTAATTTCGCTTGTCCTGTATGTGTGACCGAACGAGGACTTATTCCGCTTCAAACGACCGAAGCCAAAAAATTTCGCATGAGAAATCAGACGCTTCGAGAAGTACTAGACGAAACTCCAGTTCATTAAGGAGAGGTGGAGCATGACCAAAGTAATTTGCTTTTCTTTGCAAAAAGGTGGAGTAGCAAAAACGACCACAACGAGCATTACCGCTTATTTACTGGCTGAAATGGGTCATAAAGTATTAGCTGTAGATTTTGATTCACAGGGGAATTTAACCGCTATTTTGACACAACAAAACATTTATGATTTTACAGGTCGTACCGTTTTAGAAGCCATCAAAGAAGATAATGCAGAGGAATATACGGTAAAGGTAACAGATAATCTACATGTTCTTCCGGCCAATGATTATCTAGCGACCATTTCTAAATATTTATACCGAGACTATACAGGTGTTCCAGTACGTGCTTTAGAAAAAGCCTTAGAACCGATAAAGGATCAGTACGATTATATTCTAATTGATACACCGCCGAATTTGGGAGATTTAACAACGAATGCGTTAACCGCTTCTGATTATGTCGTGATTCCGTATGCTACAGACCAATGGACATTCGATGCGTTATTTCCTTTCATGGAAACCGTTCAATATGTCGAAAAGAATGTCAATCAATCTTTAAAATTTGTAGGGATATTACCTCGTATCATCGATAGTCGGGTAGGGGAAACGAAGGACTACTTAGAAGCACTGGATACATATTTCCCAAATAAGCGATTTGAAACAACCATTAAATCGAATGCTGCGGCTCGTCGCTTGCAGATGTATGGATTCTTTGATAATTCCGAGGTCAATAAAGCCGTTAGACAATACAAACCATTTTTAAAGGAGCTGTTAGAAAGATGTCAGGAATAAAACCAAATACGCAGAAAACAAATCCATCTGTTCACGATGAAATTGTTCAAACAGAGCAAAACAAACCAGTGAATTTTCCAAAA
The genomic region above belongs to Priestia aryabhattai and contains:
- a CDS encoding dUTP diphosphatase, which gives rise to MFQNKNVYRLSDENMVFRPLFFLQEKLDRKINARVVQDEEIAKENYLKKVVGFRVEMGELLNATRLHKYWSSGLPESKERILDEYADGLHFLLSIGGEKKVGDFTYQGLYDGEIQPQDIMWLCDKLMTIPWMEIRKEDYLLGLEMYLKLGELLLFTWEEIRQAYVTKNIENQERQNTGY
- a CDS encoding ParA family protein; the protein is MTKVICFSLQKGGVAKTTTTSITAYLLAEMGHKVLAVDFDSQGNLTAILTQQNIYDFTGRTVLEAIKEDNAEEYTVKVTDNLHVLPANDYLATISKYLYRDYTGVPVRALEKALEPIKDQYDYILIDTPPNLGDLTTNALTASDYVVIPYATDQWTFDALFPFMETVQYVEKNVNQSLKFVGILPRIIDSRVGETKDYLEALDTYFPNKRFETTIKSNAAARRLQMYGFFDNSEVNKAVRQYKPFLKELLERCQE